One Dromiciops gliroides isolate mDroGli1 chromosome 3, mDroGli1.pri, whole genome shotgun sequence DNA segment encodes these proteins:
- the LOC122751497 gene encoding N-acetyltransferase 8-like, with translation MAWEVGEAGGFLLREFQPGDADAVRELFAAGMSEYGPALRTHVLQQPWVMLTLTGTFLLLVASAHSLLLPALVLALLLAAAHLVLGQVWALYIQRCLSDDLKDIGDAYAPHRGARFWVAEAGGEVVGMVGARPVEGHGPSGVLVLKRMVVRRDHRGRGVGKALGRAVLAFACEQGCRAVVLITHRLQREARSLYLSLGFLPEPPQPLPTFYGRLADFTLTRYRYDLAPGD, from the coding sequence AtggcctgggaggtaggtgaggCCGGGGGCTTCTTGCTCCGGGAATTCCAGCCTGGGGATGCTGATGCGGTGCGGGAGCTGTTTGCCGCGGGCATGAGCGAGTATGGGCCGGCCCTGCGCACACACGTGTTACAGCAGCCTTGGGTGATGCTCACCCTGACCGGCACCTTCCTGCTGCTGGTGGCTAGCGCACACTCCCTGCTGCTGCCCGCGCTCGTCCTGGCATTGCTGCTGGCAGCTGCCCACCTGGTGCTGGGCCAAGTCTGGGCCCTCTACATCCAGCGCTGCCTCTCCGACGACCTGAAGGATATCGGGGACGCTTACGCGCCGCATCGCGGCGCCCGCTTCTGGGTGGCTGAGGCGGGGGGGGAGGTAGTGGGCATGGTGGGCGCACGGCCAGTGGAGGGCCATGGCCCCTCCGGCGTGCTGGTGCTGAAACGTATGGTGGTACGCCGAGACCACCGAGGCCGCGGCGTGGGCAAAGCCCTGGGACGAGCCGTGCTGGCCTTCGCTTGCGAGCAGGGCTGCCGCGCTGTGGTGCTCATCACGCACCGCCTGCAGCGCGAAGCTCGGAGCCTCTACCTCAGCCTCGGCTTCCTGCCAGAGCCGCCCCAGCCGCTTCCCACCTTCTATGGACGCTTGGCGGACTTCACGCTCACCCGCTACCGCTATGACCTTGCCCCTGGGGACTAA